From a single Xiphophorus maculatus strain JP 163 A chromosome 5, X_maculatus-5.0-male, whole genome shotgun sequence genomic region:
- the adra1d gene encoding alpha-1D adrenergic receptor: MRKLTLNFSLWRKMTDSNLRNKSNYGLYFETFNVSALEHVFLDDNITKCGNFTMDPQVVGTGIFLAVFILVAIVGNILVILSVVCNKHLQNITNFFIVNLAMADLLLSIIVLPFSASLEVLGCWVFGRVFCNIWAAVDVLCCTASILSLCIISIDRYIGVKYCLKYPSIMTERRAVVILVLVWVSSTVISVGPLLGWKEPPPEHETVCGITEEPGYALFSSLFSFYLPLMVILIMYFQVYIVARRTTKNLEAGVKRERNKTAEVVLRIHCRSVLEDARSASSKNSKTHPFRSSLSVRLMKFSREKKAAKTLAIVVGMFILCWLPFFFFLPLGSFFPALKPSESVFKFIFWLGYFNSCINPVIYPCSSKEFQRAFTRLLRCQCHQKRRVLRRFYDQRWRTAVKGMTRDQMRDYAAGYPMHESCGRSLIHKRKHCSLGLKKLSLFSPLQKSSFQFKEKVNDLSNKIKGGTGKGTPPALGETETVETVSMGIYNSCEQSSFQFYDLAECYGLKETDI, translated from the exons ATGAGAAAACTTACACTAAACTTCTCTTTATGGAGAAAAATGACTGACTCTAACTTGAGGAATAAAAGCAACTATGGGCTGTATTTTGAAACGTTCAACGTGTCCGCTCTGGAGCACGTCTTTCTCGACGACAACATCACGAAATGCGGTAACTTCACCATGGACCCGCAGGTCGTCGGCACCGGGATCTTCCTCGCCGTTTTCATTCTGGTGGCCATCGTCGGGAATATTTTGGTCATCCTGTCCGTAGTGTGCAACAAACACTTGCAGAACATCACAAACTTCTTCATCGTCAACTTGGCAATGGCAGACCTGCTGCTGAGCATCATCGTGCTGCCCTTCTCCGCATCCCTAGAAGTGCTGGGATGCTGGGTGTTCGGCCGGGTTTTCTGCAACATCTGGGCAGCTGTGGATGTGCTCTGCTGCACCGCCTCCATCCTAAGCCTCTGCATCATCTCCATAGACCGGTACATCGGAGTAAAATACTGCCTGAAATACCCGAGCATTATGACCGAGAGGAGGGCAGTTGTTATTCTGGTGCTTGTCTGGGTGTCCTCCACGGTGATCTCCGTGGGTCCCCTCCTGGGATGGAAGGAACCTCCGCCCGAGCATGAGACCGTGTGCGGGATCACAGAGGAGCCGGGTTACGCGCTCTTCTCCTCCCTCTTCTCCTTTTACCTCCCGCTCATGGTCATCCTGATCATGTATTTTCAGGTGTACATAGTGGCCCGCAGGACCACCAAGAATCTGGAAGCGGGAGTCAAAAGGGAGAGAAACAAGACCGCAGAAGTTGTGCTGCGGATCCACTGCCGCAGCGTGCTGGAGGACGCGCGCTCTGCCAGCTCCAAGAACAGTAAGACTCATCCGTTCAGAAGTTCCCTGTCTGTGCGGCTCATGAAGTTCTCCCGGGAGAAAAAGGCTGCCAAAACTCTGGCCATCGTGGTTGGAATGTTCATCCTCTGCTGGctgcctttcttcttctttctgccGTTAG GTTCTTTTTTCCCAGCACTAAAACCATCGGAATCTGTGTTTAAGTTTATCTTTTGGCTGGGATACTTCAACAGCTGCATCAACCCAGTGATCTACCCCTGCTCCAGCAAAGAGTTCCAGCGGGCGTTCACTCGGCTCCTCAGATGCCAATGTCACCAAAAGAGGAGGGTCCTGCGCCGCTTCTATGACCAGAGGTGGAGAACAGCTGTGAAGGGAATGACCAGGGATCAGATGAGGGACTATGCTGCTGGCTATCCAATGCATGAATCTTGTGGAAGGTCATTGATACACAAGAGGAAACATTGCTCCCTGGGGTTAAAGAAATTGAGCCTTTTTTCACCCCTGCAAAAGTCCTCCTTCCAGTTCAAAGAAAAAGTGAACGATCTCTCCAATAAAATCAAAGGAGGAACAGGAAAAGGCACTCCACCTGCCCTGGGCGAGACTGAAACAGTGGAAACAGTCTCTATGGGGATTTACAATTCCTGTGAGCAGAGCAGTTTTCAGTTCTACGATTTGGCAGAGTGTTACGGCCTTAAAGAGACTGACATTTAG